A window of the Parabacteroides merdae ATCC 43184 genome harbors these coding sequences:
- a CDS encoding TlpA disulfide reductase family protein: MNWSRKMPKSVCVLLLGTALLSCSDQKEIQITGTVRNLNGGMIVYQQSIAGMMNTKTIDTLQIQSDSTFTLTLPVEDYERVNFILYGKAVLGSVISKGGKIQLDVDATAQKPLTIRGVDEKAVAVSRLLNRLNAAVWDLRARRGDRWQIAKDTVATSVAQKLKDDAVSLESQLTGLDEDLQEKARQDIRMQLLLAFQNQTMGAFYQASEATRQNWFVELDQMTAFCIPDNPNSTFSPAFYDVVSNEIGIRYYMRQESIPEGVEKGIGLMYYGFEHRLQGKAQEAAMAQLFLEDQERQMNDPKMPVYAERFLQLYPETSWQPLVQEAMEKNRAFNHTRIPEDLHFPDVSQAKTFQDIIAPYKGKVIFMDIWATWCGPCRDSFAFVKPLQEYAQEKDIVLLYLSIDNPEAEEKWKKMAAHYDLKGEHIRIQEAFKQEIYDTFGSNGALYIPHCVIIGKDGKIRQKVAASSEKMEELKKQLEEAIK; the protein is encoded by the coding sequence ATGAATTGGAGTAGAAAAATGCCGAAGTCCGTTTGTGTTCTTCTTTTAGGAACAGCCCTATTGTCTTGTTCGGATCAGAAAGAAATCCAAATCACCGGAACCGTGCGGAACTTGAACGGTGGAATGATCGTTTACCAGCAATCTATCGCAGGCATGATGAATACGAAAACGATCGATACGTTACAAATCCAAAGCGATAGTACATTTACATTGACGTTACCGGTTGAAGATTATGAACGGGTGAATTTCATTTTGTATGGAAAAGCGGTATTGGGTTCGGTTATATCGAAAGGAGGAAAAATACAATTGGATGTAGATGCAACGGCTCAAAAACCTTTGACTATCCGGGGAGTGGATGAGAAGGCAGTAGCCGTTTCCCGATTGCTCAATCGACTGAATGCCGCTGTTTGGGATTTGCGTGCCCGCCGTGGCGACCGTTGGCAGATTGCTAAAGATACTGTAGCAACATCTGTAGCCCAAAAACTGAAAGATGATGCAGTCTCTCTGGAATCGCAATTGACGGGTTTGGATGAAGACTTACAGGAAAAAGCCCGGCAAGATATACGGATGCAGTTGTTGCTGGCTTTTCAGAACCAGACGATGGGTGCATTTTATCAGGCATCGGAAGCGACAAGGCAGAATTGGTTTGTCGAGTTGGATCAGATGACGGCCTTTTGTATCCCGGATAATCCGAACAGTACTTTCAGTCCGGCCTTTTATGATGTGGTCTCCAATGAAATTGGTATCCGATATTATATGCGTCAGGAATCTATTCCGGAAGGTGTAGAAAAAGGTATCGGTTTGATGTATTACGGTTTTGAACATCGTTTACAGGGCAAGGCACAAGAGGCAGCCATGGCCCAGCTTTTCCTGGAAGATCAGGAAAGGCAGATGAACGATCCGAAGATGCCGGTTTATGCCGAACGTTTCCTGCAATTATATCCGGAAACTTCCTGGCAACCGCTGGTGCAGGAAGCAATGGAAAAGAACCGGGCGTTTAACCACACCCGGATTCCGGAAGATCTTCATTTCCCGGATGTCTCACAAGCGAAAACTTTCCAGGATATTATCGCACCGTATAAAGGGAAAGTTATCTTTATGGACATTTGGGCAACGTGGTGTGGTCCTTGCCGTGATTCCTTTGCTTTTGTAAAGCCGTTGCAGGAATATGCTCAGGAAAAAGATATTGTTTTGCTGTATCTCTCGATTGATAATCCGGAAGCTGAAGAGAAATGGAAGAAGATGGCTGCTCATTATGACCTGAAAGGGGAACATATTCGCATTCAAGAGGCTTTCAAGCAGGAAATTTATGATACGTTTGGTTCGAATGGAGCCTTGTATATTCCACATTGCGTAATCATTGGTAAAGATGGAAAGATACGTCAGAAAGTAGCGGCTTCGTCGGAGAAGATGGAAGAACTGAAGAAACAATTGGAAGAAGCGATTAAATAA
- a CDS encoding DUF6340 family protein → MRTTLYLLMACLFSACNTIEYIGIETYNPAEITFPKNVDKVLIVNNAVPQPDDVGYTYNLYGTVQDTARAHADSALYDACHSLGKSIVDVSFFNDVLLYHDGTRQDTKYLVDEKLTPETVKELCRETGTDAVISLDRLLFRMEKDVVAFAEGFVVGGVDIEITGVVRGYLPGRDNPLATVYVQDSVFWSESADNMELLKLYLPSPDEALRAAGQYIGRKVTPNFVPHWDNESRWFYKGEGARWKEATAYALSDKWEEAASRWKHVYENSSRWKERAKAASNLALFYEMKTQLKDAYDWAAKSYEIFNNKKGEDYNYTKMQRLYVEALGKRIRSDQKLNKQFGE, encoded by the coding sequence ATGAGAACAACGTTGTATCTATTGATGGCCTGCCTGTTTTCGGCGTGCAACACCATTGAATATATTGGAATAGAAACTTATAATCCGGCCGAGATTACTTTCCCGAAGAATGTCGACAAGGTTTTGATTGTTAATAACGCCGTTCCCCAGCCCGACGATGTCGGCTATACCTATAATTTATATGGAACTGTGCAGGACACGGCCCGTGCCCATGCGGATAGTGCTTTGTATGATGCCTGCCATTCCTTAGGCAAATCGATTGTGGATGTCTCTTTCTTCAATGATGTTCTTCTCTATCATGATGGCACTCGTCAGGATACAAAATATTTGGTGGATGAAAAGTTGACACCCGAAACGGTGAAAGAATTGTGCCGGGAGACAGGGACGGATGCTGTTATTTCGCTCGATCGCCTGTTGTTCCGGATGGAAAAGGATGTTGTCGCTTTTGCCGAAGGCTTTGTCGTGGGAGGAGTCGATATCGAGATTACTGGGGTCGTCCGTGGTTATCTTCCCGGACGGGATAATCCGTTGGCTACTGTTTACGTGCAGGATAGTGTTTTCTGGTCTGAAAGTGCGGATAATATGGAGTTGTTGAAACTTTATTTACCGTCGCCGGATGAAGCTTTACGGGCTGCTGGGCAGTATATTGGTAGGAAGGTTACTCCGAACTTTGTTCCTCATTGGGATAATGAAAGCCGTTGGTTCTATAAAGGTGAAGGGGCGCGTTGGAAAGAAGCGACCGCCTATGCCTTGTCTGACAAATGGGAGGAAGCGGCTTCACGTTGGAAGCATGTGTATGAAAATTCTTCACGTTGGAAAGAGCGGGCAAAGGCTGCATCGAACTTGGCTTTGTTTTATGAAATGAAGACTCAGTTGAAGGATGCCTATGACTGGGCTGCTAAATCTTACGAGATTTTTAATAATAAAAAGGGCGAAGATTATAATTACACGAAAATGCAACGGCTGTATGTAGAGGCTCTTGGCAAGCGTATCCGTTCAGATCAGAAACTAAATAAGCAATTTGGAGAATAA
- a CDS encoding IS3 family transposase → MKRLHDNQPEISIPDCCSLFGYSKQAYYKREKQLQSELLCEEIILKMVNSLRQDQPVLGGRKLYHILKTKIHPDLDIGRDKFFDLLRDNGLLIRHSRVYRPVTTLSWNRFHKYPNLIKDYDPLSANQLYVADITYVRNVEGRFYYLSLLTDAYSRKIVGWALEDSLEMSGPIKALNMALETLPPGSDLIHHSDRGVQYCSKDYISILQGIKCRISMTENGDPRENAIAERVNGILKEEWLNKEMITTLGQARDIVRKVIDIYNTRRPHSSVEMLTPEEAHAKKGPLKRKWKTIYKRKQAILL, encoded by the coding sequence GTGAAAAGGCTTCATGACAATCAGCCGGAAATAAGTATCCCTGATTGTTGTTCGTTGTTTGGGTATAGCAAGCAAGCCTATTATAAGAGAGAAAAACAGTTACAATCGGAATTGTTGTGTGAGGAAATAATCCTTAAAATGGTAAACAGCCTGCGTCAGGACCAACCGGTTTTAGGTGGTCGTAAGTTGTATCATATCCTAAAAACCAAGATACATCCTGATTTGGATATAGGGCGCGATAAGTTTTTTGACTTGCTACGCGACAATGGTTTGTTGATCAGACATTCCAGGGTTTATCGGCCGGTAACAACTCTGTCATGGAACCGTTTTCATAAGTATCCAAATCTGATAAAAGATTATGATCCGCTATCAGCCAATCAGTTATATGTAGCTGATATCACTTATGTCCGCAATGTCGAAGGGAGATTCTATTATTTGAGTTTGCTCACAGATGCATACTCCCGTAAGATTGTCGGTTGGGCCCTGGAGGATTCCCTGGAGATGTCCGGTCCGATAAAAGCGTTGAATATGGCCTTGGAAACACTTCCCCCGGGAAGCGATCTGATCCATCATTCGGATAGAGGAGTACAATATTGTAGCAAAGATTATATCTCAATTTTACAAGGCATTAAATGTCGTATAAGTATGACAGAAAACGGAGATCCCAGAGAGAATGCAATAGCTGAACGTGTCAATGGAATATTAAAAGAAGAATGGTTGAATAAAGAAATGATAACAACGCTCGGCCAGGCTCGGGATATAGTGAGGAAAGTGATCGATATTTATAACACCCGGCGCCCTCACAGTAGTGTGGAAATGTTGACACCTGAAGAGGCGCATGCGAAGAAGGGGCCTTTAAAAAGAAAATGGAAAACTATTTATAAACGTAAACAAGCTATTCTTTTATGA
- a CDS encoding valine--tRNA ligase yields the protein MEIASKYNPAEVEGKWYQYWLDNGFFKSKPDGREPYTIVIPPPNVTGVLHMGHMLNNTIQDILIRRARMQGKNACWVPGTDHASIATEAKVVNRLAQQGIKKTDLTREDFLKHAWEWKEEHGGIILKQLRKLGASCDWDRTAFTMDELRSESVIKVFVDLYNKGLIYRGVRMVNWDPKALTALSDEEVIYKEEHSKLYYLRYKVEGDPEGRYAIVATTRPETIMGDTAMCINPNDPKNTWLKGKKVIVPLVNRVIPVIEDDYVDIEFGTGCLKVTPAHDVNDYMLGEKYNLPSIDIFNDNGTISEAGGLYVGMDRFDVRKQIEKDLEAAGLMEKVEAYENKVGFSERTNVPIEPKLSMQWFLKMEHLAQIALEPVMKDDIKFYPPKFKNTYRHWMENIKDWCISRQLWWGHRIPAYFLPEGGYVVAETAEKALEIAKEKTGNASLTMADLRQDEDVLDTWFSSWLWPISLFNGINDPDNQEINYYYPTSDLVTGPDIIFFWVARMIMAGYEYRGKMPFKNVYFTGIVRDKLGRKMSKSLGNSPDPLQLIEQYGADGVRMGLMMAAPAGNDIPFDDALCEQGRNFNNKIWNAFRLIKGWTVDSTIEQPEAAATAVKWFKMQLDKTIAEMDDLFGKYRLSEAMMAVYKLFWDEFSSWYLEMVKPGYQQPVDKSTYLSTLGFFDALLRLLHPFMPFITEELWQALEPRKEGESLMVALIPEVAPVDNLYLEDFEIAKEIVGGVRTIRLQKNIPNKEALELQVLGEHNDHFNAVIAKMCNLSSIIRTEEKTAGSASFLVRTTEYAVPLGNMINVEEELAKLQDELKYQQGFLASVMKKLSNESFVSKAPAKVIEMERKKQADAESKIKSIEESIAALKK from the coding sequence ATGGAAATTGCAAGTAAGTACAACCCCGCAGAAGTAGAGGGTAAGTGGTATCAGTATTGGTTGGATAACGGCTTTTTCAAGTCGAAACCCGATGGTCGTGAGCCGTATACGATTGTTATTCCGCCCCCAAACGTCACAGGCGTGCTTCATATGGGACACATGCTTAACAATACCATTCAGGATATTCTGATCCGTCGTGCCCGTATGCAGGGGAAGAACGCTTGTTGGGTGCCGGGAACGGACCATGCTTCCATTGCAACCGAAGCGAAAGTCGTGAATCGCCTTGCACAGCAGGGAATTAAGAAGACTGACCTGACGCGTGAAGATTTCTTGAAACATGCTTGGGAATGGAAGGAAGAACACGGAGGCATCATCCTTAAGCAGTTGCGTAAGCTGGGGGCGTCCTGTGATTGGGACCGTACGGCTTTCACGATGGACGAATTGCGTTCCGAAAGTGTGATCAAGGTTTTTGTCGATCTCTATAATAAAGGACTGATATATCGTGGTGTCCGTATGGTGAACTGGGATCCGAAAGCGCTGACTGCCCTGTCCGACGAAGAGGTTATATATAAGGAAGAGCACAGCAAACTGTATTACCTCCGCTACAAGGTGGAAGGTGATCCGGAAGGCCGTTATGCGATTGTCGCAACAACCCGTCCCGAAACAATCATGGGGGATACGGCCATGTGTATCAATCCGAACGACCCGAAGAACACTTGGTTGAAAGGGAAGAAAGTGATTGTTCCGTTGGTAAACCGTGTGATTCCTGTGATCGAGGACGATTATGTGGATATCGAGTTCGGTACAGGTTGTCTGAAGGTAACTCCGGCACACGATGTGAACGACTATATGTTGGGCGAAAAATATAATTTGCCTTCTATCGATATATTCAATGATAACGGTACGATCAGCGAGGCTGGCGGTTTGTATGTCGGTATGGACCGTTTCGATGTTCGTAAGCAGATCGAAAAAGACCTGGAGGCTGCCGGCTTGATGGAAAAGGTGGAAGCTTATGAAAATAAAGTCGGTTTCTCCGAACGCACCAATGTGCCTATCGAACCGAAGTTGTCTATGCAATGGTTCTTGAAGATGGAACACCTCGCACAGATCGCTTTGGAACCGGTGATGAAGGACGACATCAAGTTCTATCCTCCGAAGTTTAAGAATACCTATCGTCATTGGATGGAAAACATCAAGGACTGGTGTATCAGCCGTCAGTTGTGGTGGGGACACCGTATTCCGGCTTATTTCCTGCCCGAAGGGGGGTATGTTGTAGCCGAAACGGCAGAGAAAGCTTTAGAAATAGCAAAAGAAAAGACAGGTAACGCTTCTTTGACGATGGCTGATCTACGTCAGGACGAGGATGTGCTGGATACCTGGTTCTCTTCCTGGTTATGGCCGATCTCTCTGTTTAATGGTATCAACGATCCGGACAACCAGGAGATTAACTACTACTATCCGACGAGCGACTTGGTGACAGGACCGGATATTATTTTCTTCTGGGTAGCCCGTATGATTATGGCCGGTTACGAATATCGGGGTAAGATGCCGTTCAAGAATGTTTATTTTACCGGTATCGTACGTGACAAACTGGGTCGTAAGATGTCCAAGTCATTGGGAAATTCTCCCGACCCGCTGCAGCTTATCGAGCAATACGGTGCTGACGGTGTGCGTATGGGATTGATGATGGCGGCGCCTGCCGGAAACGACATTCCTTTTGACGATGCGTTGTGCGAGCAGGGACGTAATTTTAACAATAAGATATGGAATGCTTTCCGTCTGATTAAAGGATGGACGGTTGATTCAACTATCGAACAGCCCGAAGCGGCAGCCACAGCTGTCAAATGGTTTAAGATGCAACTGGACAAGACGATCGCTGAAATGGACGATCTGTTCGGCAAATACCGCTTGAGTGAAGCAATGATGGCTGTTTACAAACTCTTTTGGGATGAGTTCTCTTCTTGGTACTTAGAAATGGTTAAGCCGGGTTATCAACAGCCTGTTGATAAGTCAACTTACTTATCGACACTTGGCTTCTTCGATGCCCTGCTTCGCCTGCTTCATCCGTTTATGCCCTTTATTACAGAGGAGTTGTGGCAAGCGTTGGAGCCGCGTAAGGAAGGCGAGAGCTTGATGGTCGCACTGATACCGGAGGTTGCTCCTGTTGATAACTTATATCTGGAAGATTTCGAAATTGCAAAAGAAATTGTGGGTGGAGTGCGTACGATACGTCTTCAGAAAAATATACCGAATAAGGAAGCATTGGAATTGCAGGTATTGGGTGAACACAACGATCACTTCAACGCCGTAATTGCCAAAATGTGTAATTTGTCGTCTATCATCCGTACGGAAGAAAAAACGGCCGGTTCTGCTTCCTTCCTGGTGCGTACGACGGAATATGCTGTCCCATTGGGTAATATGATCAACGTGGAGGAGGAACTGGCTAAGCTTCAGGATGAACTGAAATACCAGCAAGGCTTCCTGGCTTCTGTCATGAAAAAGTTAAGCAACGAAAGTTTTGTAAGCAAGGCTCCGGCCAAAGTCATTGAAATGGAACGTAAGAAACAGGCCGATGCAGAAAGTAAAATCAAGTCTATCGAAGAAAGCATCGCGGCTTTGAAGAAGTAG
- a CDS encoding phage integrase SAM-like domain-containing protein: MSTTVNVVCYKSKVLKNNESPLMIRVCKDRKMKYQSLGISILPKYWDFKANKPTSKCPNKEYIERLIAEKVKVYTDKVIEFKSQEKEFTATSLMEKVNKPVKRKTVQEVFNQYIQELESANRLRYADMYKCTMHSLIKFNKHLDIPFSDMDTIWLKRYGQS; the protein is encoded by the coding sequence ATGAGTACAACAGTCAATGTCGTATGTTACAAATCTAAAGTGTTGAAAAACAATGAATCACCTTTGATGATTCGTGTTTGTAAGGATCGAAAAATGAAATATCAAAGTCTTGGTATTTCCATATTGCCTAAATATTGGGACTTTAAAGCCAACAAACCAACTTCTAAATGTCCAAATAAGGAGTATATAGAAAGGTTAATAGCGGAGAAAGTAAAAGTCTATACAGATAAGGTTATAGAGTTCAAATCACAGGAAAAAGAATTTACTGCGACTTCTTTAATGGAGAAGGTGAACAAACCAGTAAAGCGTAAAACTGTGCAAGAGGTCTTTAACCAGTATATTCAAGAACTTGAATCAGCAAATCGTTTACGTTATGCGGATATGTATAAATGTACTATGCATTCTCTTATAAAATTCAACAAGCATTTGGATATTCCTTTTTCTGATATGGATACAATTTGGTTAAAGCGTTATGGACAGTCTTAA
- a CDS encoding sugar phosphate isomerase/epimerase family protein: MEKSRRSFFKKGLAGAILLGTASVAKAGLPDPVKPKAAKAVNPFHLGMAGYTFVNFDLETTLKTLQRLDIHYLCIKDFHLPLDSNDDQIKAFHDKCASYGVTGYAVGPIYMKSEAEIDRGFEYAKRVGVKTIVGVPNYELLPYVDKKVKEYDFNYAIHLHGPDIKTYPDATDVWEHTKDLDPRIGMCLDVGHDLRNGCDPVADLKKYHTRVFDMHIKDVTDSSKAGRGIEIGRGKIDFPALIRMMREVNYTGMCSLEFEKDMKDPFLGIAESIGYFKAVSDMA, encoded by the coding sequence ATGGAGAAATCAAGAAGATCTTTTTTTAAGAAAGGGCTGGCAGGAGCTATCCTGTTGGGTACGGCAAGCGTAGCAAAGGCCGGATTGCCCGATCCCGTGAAGCCTAAGGCAGCTAAGGCCGTAAATCCTTTTCATTTGGGTATGGCCGGGTATACATTTGTAAACTTTGACTTGGAAACTACGTTAAAAACTTTGCAGCGTCTGGATATTCATTATCTTTGTATCAAGGATTTTCACCTGCCGTTGGATAGCAATGACGATCAAATCAAGGCTTTCCATGACAAATGCGCTTCTTATGGTGTGACTGGATATGCTGTCGGTCCTATCTATATGAAGAGCGAGGCTGAAATAGATCGTGGTTTTGAATATGCGAAACGAGTAGGCGTGAAAACGATTGTCGGCGTACCGAATTACGAACTTTTGCCCTATGTGGACAAGAAAGTGAAAGAGTACGACTTCAATTATGCGATCCATTTGCACGGACCCGATATCAAGACTTATCCGGATGCAACGGACGTTTGGGAACATACGAAAGATTTGGACCCGCGTATCGGTATGTGTCTGGATGTTGGTCACGATCTGCGTAACGGTTGCGATCCTGTTGCCGACTTGAAGAAATATCATACCCGTGTGTTCGATATGCACATTAAAGATGTGACGGATTCTTCAAAGGCTGGACGCGGCATTGAGATCGGGCGCGGAAAGATCGATTTCCCCGCATTGATTCGTATGATGCGCGAGGTGAACTATACAGGAATGTGCAGTCTTGAGTTCGAAAAGGACATGAAAGATCCTTTCCTCGGTATCGCAGAGTCTATCGGCTATTTCAAGGCCGTTAGTGATATGGCATGA
- a CDS encoding ATP-binding cassette domain-containing protein translates to MNETILNGLLNLFAIFASSVRIEREQASRAVHSYLSSHFGVRSHKEYIELYNALRDMYDDSLFVLDKEQIVRNICEQMKVKLRAEEQLLLLIRFVEFAYTNSEEADQHLALFRLVADIFSIPQEEFDDALAFITGQTSLSLLTISGEEEAEVNHITRKGMEGFIRVLYIRRFDKHIFTYHGNGQVFMNDIPLSSDMFYAWQHSSVLKGPLFLPVYYSNLLAVFNKNEHKEVIHLAGRDIDFTFKNSHNGLHNFSFNLESGQLVAIMGGSGVGKSTLLGIMNGNIRPDKGMITVNGHPLDSPDARQLIGFVPQDDLLIEELTVYQNLLYTARLCFARLTDEEIGQRVEKVLKELDLEEIKGLEVGSPIRKTISGGQRKRLNIALELIREPAILYLDEPTSGLSSSDSEKVIMLLKEQTHRGKLVVVNIHQPLSEIYKLFDCLWLLDRGGYPIYDGNPIEAITYFKQAAKYTDPDISVCSVCGNVNPELILNIIDSKKIDDSGNQTNIRKFTPEEWHAEYLASRPAFSPVEEEALPKNQQKKPSWFKQFLIFLERNIRTKLTNKQYLTITLLEAPLLALIVALLTRYMDGDEYTLLANKNFVSYIFMSVIVSTFMGLSISAEEIIKDRTILKREHFLRLSRSSYLTSKMVYLLAVSGLQSLLFIGVGNTIIGVGSEMFGTWWSILWATSFLANLTGLILSQTMSSVVAIYITIPLLLIPQILLCGLVIKFDDLNTRASDENIVPLIGEVIPSRWAFEALMVEQFCNNAYNRPYFPIEKEKYLAQYYENVHLPEVRSLVEQIALKDDPDKRKTVENELAVLSRAARIAPRMEGEGYLAYLDKVDAALHERAHNFTAYLDQIQQERGRKEGTEQLMKMKKAHHNMAIEDLVMGTGGRHLYKEANHRIYPAIGQVYVEPDNRFGRAAFYSHEKNWAGYHISTYKFNLLVIGFFALLSIIAIFAEFPGRFLKRNEF, encoded by the coding sequence ATGAATGAGACCATATTAAACGGTTTATTAAATCTATTTGCTATTTTCGCTTCCTCCGTGCGGATTGAAAGGGAGCAGGCAAGTCGTGCCGTTCATTCTTATCTCTCCAGCCACTTCGGGGTACGTTCCCATAAAGAGTATATTGAACTTTACAACGCATTGCGCGATATGTATGACGATTCGCTCTTTGTACTGGACAAAGAGCAGATTGTTCGGAATATATGCGAACAGATGAAAGTAAAGTTGAGAGCCGAAGAACAATTGCTTTTGCTGATCCGTTTCGTGGAGTTTGCCTATACGAACAGTGAGGAGGCGGATCAACATCTGGCTCTGTTCCGCCTGGTAGCTGATATTTTTTCGATCCCTCAGGAAGAATTTGACGATGCGCTTGCCTTTATCACAGGGCAAACTTCTTTGTCTTTGCTGACGATCAGCGGAGAGGAGGAGGCGGAGGTCAACCATATCACGCGGAAAGGGATGGAAGGGTTCATCCGTGTGCTCTATATCCGTCGCTTCGATAAGCATATTTTCACCTATCATGGGAACGGGCAGGTATTTATGAATGATATTCCGCTTTCGTCGGATATGTTTTATGCCTGGCAACATAGCAGTGTGCTGAAAGGGCCTTTGTTCCTGCCGGTCTATTACAGTAACCTGCTTGCTGTTTTTAATAAAAACGAACACAAGGAGGTCATTCATCTGGCCGGACGTGATATTGATTTTACATTTAAGAACAGCCATAACGGGTTGCATAACTTCTCTTTCAATCTCGAATCCGGACAGCTTGTTGCCATTATGGGCGGGAGCGGGGTCGGGAAGTCGACATTGTTGGGAATCATGAACGGTAATATTCGTCCCGATAAGGGAATGATCACCGTGAATGGCCATCCGCTCGACTCTCCGGATGCACGCCAATTGATCGGTTTTGTTCCGCAGGATGATTTGCTGATAGAGGAGTTGACCGTTTATCAGAACCTTTTGTATACGGCACGACTCTGTTTCGCGCGTTTGACGGACGAGGAGATTGGGCAACGTGTGGAAAAGGTTTTGAAGGAGTTGGACTTGGAAGAGATAAAGGGGCTCGAAGTCGGTTCCCCTATTCGTAAGACGATTAGTGGAGGTCAGCGAAAGCGTTTGAATATCGCCCTCGAACTGATACGTGAGCCGGCTATCCTGTATCTTGACGAGCCGACATCGGGATTGTCGTCTTCCGATTCCGAAAAAGTAATCATGCTCCTGAAGGAACAGACTCACCGGGGTAAATTGGTGGTGGTGAACATACATCAGCCTTTGTCCGAAATCTATAAGTTGTTTGACTGCCTGTGGCTACTTGACCGAGGAGGCTATCCGATCTATGACGGGAACCCGATAGAGGCAATCACCTATTTCAAGCAGGCGGCCAAGTATACTGATCCGGATATCAGCGTGTGCAGTGTCTGTGGTAATGTGAATCCCGAATTGATTTTGAATATCATTGACTCTAAGAAGATCGACGACTCTGGAAACCAAACGAATATCCGAAAGTTCACACCGGAGGAATGGCATGCCGAATATCTTGCTTCCCGTCCCGCTTTTTCGCCTGTCGAGGAGGAAGCATTACCGAAGAACCAGCAGAAGAAACCTTCCTGGTTCAAACAATTCCTGATCTTCCTGGAAAGAAATATACGTACGAAGCTGACGAATAAGCAATATCTGACTATCACGTTATTGGAAGCCCCTTTGCTTGCGCTGATCGTCGCCCTTCTGACCCGCTATATGGACGGGGATGAATATACGTTGCTTGCCAACAAGAATTTCGTGTCTTATATCTTCATGTCAGTCATTGTTTCCACTTTTATGGGGTTGAGCATCAGTGCTGAGGAAATTATAAAGGACCGGACGATCCTGAAGCGCGAACATTTCCTCCGGTTGAGCCGGAGCAGCTATCTGACATCCAAGATGGTGTATCTATTGGCTGTGTCGGGGCTGCAATCGCTTTTGTTCATCGGGGTGGGGAATACCATTATCGGAGTGGGGAGCGAGATGTTCGGCACGTGGTGGAGCATCCTGTGGGCAACGTCGTTCCTGGCGAACCTGACTGGATTGATCCTTTCGCAGACGATGAGCTCGGTTGTCGCGATCTATATCACGATCCCGCTTCTGTTGATTCCCCAGATATTGCTTTGCGGCTTGGTCATCAAGTTTGACGATCTCAATACACGGGCTTCGGATGAGAACATCGTGCCGTTGATCGGCGAGGTGATCCCTTCGCGCTGGGCTTTTGAAGCGTTGATGGTGGAGCAGTTCTGCAACAACGCTTATAACCGTCCTTATTTCCCGATTGAGAAAGAAAAGTATCTGGCGCAATATTACGAGAACGTTCATTTACCGGAGGTACGCAGCTTGGTAGAACAGATTGCGCTAAAAGATGATCCCGATAAGCGGAAAACGGTCGAGAACGAGTTGGCCGTATTGAGCCGTGCAGCCCGTATCGCTCCCCGCATGGAGGGAGAGGGATATCTGGCATATCTGGACAAAGTGGATGCCGCTTTGCATGAACGGGCGCACAACTTCACTGCCTATCTCGATCAAATCCAGCAGGAACGCGGCCGGAAAGAAGGGACCGAGCAACTGATGAAGATGAAGAAAGCCCATCATAATATGGCAATAGAAGACCTGGTTATGGGGACTGGAGGACGTCATCTATATAAGGAAGCGAACCATCGTATCTACCCAGCGATCGGGCAAGTTTATGTGGAGCCTGACAACCGTTTCGGACGTGCCGCTTTCTACAGCCATGAAAAAAATTGGGCCGGATATCATATTTCTACTTATAAATTTAATTTATTGGTTATAGGTTTCTTTGCATTATTGTCGATTATCGCTATATTCGCAGAGTTTCCGGGACGTTTCTTGAAACGGAACGAATTTTAA